Proteins encoded together in one Cicer arietinum cultivar CDC Frontier isolate Library 1 chromosome 4, Cicar.CDCFrontier_v2.0, whole genome shotgun sequence window:
- the LOC101512074 gene encoding isoliquiritigenin 2'-O-methyltransferase-like — MSSNSKQTQLPAEVPKADDAYLSALVLCFSRIFPAILNAAVDLNLFDIIAKTQSSHGSSLYASEIASQLPNQHPELTDRLERMLPVLASYSLLNCSIRINGEGKRERVYALTPIGQYFALDKDGGSLGPLSTLVHRGCNSVWGDVKDAILDPNIENIFQSLNGRSFYEYTKMDKELNNIVNKAMAHAGPLEIKRVLQLYKGFEGISTLVDVGGGVGGTLKLIISQYPSIKGINFDLPQVVQDLPPHPGIVHVGGDMFESVPTGDAILLKLVCHNWSDEECVKFLSNCYKALPKHGKVIVLDYINPELPDSSKISKHTCVIDNLMFLVTTGKERSEEEFKSLCKKSGFSKFHVACGDDVSAMSGVMEFYK, encoded by the exons ATGAGTTCCAACTCCAAACAAACTCAACTTCCCGCAGAGGTACCAAAGGCCGACGATGCTTATCTCTCTGCTCTGGTATTATGTTTTAGTCGGATTTTTCCCGCAATACTAAATGCTGCTGTTGATCTCAATTTGTTTGATATCATAGCTAAAACACAAAGTTCACATGGTTCAAGCTTATATGCATCTGAAATTGCTTCTCAGCTTCCTAATCAACACCCTGAATTGACTGATAGGCTCGAGCGCATGTTGCCTGTGTTGGCCAGTTACTCTCTTCTTAATTGCTCCATTCGTATTAATGGAGAGGGTAAGAGAGAAAGAGTTTATGCTCTTACACCAATTGGTCAATACTTTGCCCTTGATAAAGATGGAGGCTCTTTGGGTCCACTCTCAACATTAGTACATAGAGGATGTAACAGTGTTTG GGGTGATGTAAAGGATGCAATTTTGGATCCTAATATCGAAAATATTTTCCAAAGCCTTAATGGGAGGTCGTTTTATGAATATACGAAGATGGATAAAGAGTTGAATAATATTGTTAATAAGGCAATGGCCCATGCTGGACCATTAGAAATTAAAAGGGTCCTACAATTATATAAGGGATTTGAGGGAATCTCAACATTGGTTGACGTTGGAGGTGGAGTGGGAGGGACCTTAAAACTCATCATCTCTCAATATCCTTCAATCAAAGGAATTAACTTTGATTTGCCTCAAGTTGTTCAAGATTTACCTCCTCATCCAG GTATAGTGCATGTTGGAGGAGATATGTTTGAAAGTGTTCCAACTGGTGATGCCATTTTATTAAAG CTCGTATGCCACAATTGGTCAGATGAAGAATGTGTGAAGTTTTTAAGTAATTGCTACAAAGCTTTACCAAAACATGGGAAGGTGATTGTTTTGGACTATATAAATCCAGAACTCCCTGATTCAAGTAAAATATCTAAGCATACTTGTGTTATTGACAACCTTATGTTTTTAGTAACAACTGGAAAGGAAAGAAGTGAAGAAGAATTCAAGAGTTTATGCAAGAAATCTGGATTTTCCAAATTTCACGTTGCTTGCGGTGATGATGTATCAGCAATGTCAGGGGTGATGGAATTTTATAAATAG